In the genome of Ensifer adhaerens, one region contains:
- a CDS encoding Sugar phosphate isomerase/epimerase, which yields MEKFSFQLFSSRNYPPLEDVFKLLAANGYSYAEGFGGVYGDADEAAGKALKAQLDANGLAMPTGHFSIDALEQNPDKVIAFAKAVGMEIIICPYLMPDQRPNSVEGWTDFGRRLQKAGQPYRAAGFGYAWHNHDFEFAALEDGSVVLDRIFEGAPDLDWEADIAWIVRGKADPFAWIEKYKDKVVTVHVKDIAPAGEAADEGGWADVGHGVVPWAKLMPFLRETTSAKYYIAEHDNPNDLKRMVSRSIASFKTF from the coding sequence ATGGAAAAGTTCAGCTTTCAGCTTTTCAGCTCGCGCAATTATCCGCCGCTTGAAGATGTCTTCAAGCTTCTGGCCGCTAATGGCTATTCCTACGCCGAAGGTTTCGGCGGCGTCTATGGCGATGCCGACGAGGCTGCCGGCAAGGCGCTCAAGGCCCAGCTCGACGCCAACGGTCTGGCGATGCCGACCGGCCACTTCTCCATCGATGCGCTGGAGCAGAACCCGGACAAGGTGATCGCGTTCGCAAAGGCCGTGGGCATGGAGATCATCATCTGCCCCTACCTGATGCCCGACCAGCGGCCCAACTCCGTCGAAGGCTGGACCGACTTCGGTCGTCGGCTTCAGAAGGCCGGTCAGCCCTATCGCGCCGCCGGTTTCGGCTATGCCTGGCATAACCATGACTTCGAATTTGCGGCACTCGAAGACGGATCGGTCGTGTTGGACCGCATTTTCGAAGGTGCGCCGGATCTCGATTGGGAGGCCGACATTGCCTGGATCGTGCGCGGCAAGGCCGATCCCTTTGCATGGATCGAGAAGTACAAGGACAAGGTCGTGACCGTCCATGTGAAGGACATTGCGCCGGCCGGCGAGGCTGCGGACGAGGGCGGCTGGGCCGATGTCGGTCACGGTGTTGTTCCGTGGGCGAAGCTCATGCCGTTCCTGCGCGAGACCACAAGCGCGAAATATTACATTGCCGAACATGATAACCCGAACGATCTCAAGCGCATGGTCAGCCGCTCGATCGCCTCGTTCAAGACCTTCTGA
- a CDS encoding Predicted dehydrogenase encodes MAREYGVGILGCGNISAAYFKLIPLFKNLKAVACADINPAAAEARAAEFDVRADTVEALLADPEVDVIVNLTIPEAHFAMSKRALEAGKHVYSEKPFVLSIEEGEELRKIADAKGLRVGSAPDTFLGGAHQYARKLIDEGAIGKVMSGTAHVLGAGMEAWHPNPDFFFRPGGGPILDMGPYYVTNLVNLVGPVKRVMAMANMARTERVIGNGPRNGEAVPVSTPTNIHAILEFENGAHIALMGSWDVIANKHTNMELYGVDGALHVPDPNFFGGSVEMAQRGGKGFEAVELWDHPLTQVKFQTQDGRMLANYRAAGLSDMMAAHEEGREHRCSLDRALHVVDVLLSILKSAEEKRSVDIGTKCTQPAPFSMEEAAALMR; translated from the coding sequence ATGGCACGTGAATATGGAGTGGGGATTCTGGGCTGCGGAAACATTTCCGCCGCCTATTTCAAGCTGATCCCGCTGTTCAAGAACCTGAAGGCAGTCGCCTGCGCCGATATCAATCCGGCGGCGGCCGAAGCCCGCGCTGCGGAATTTGACGTTCGGGCCGACACCGTCGAGGCTCTGCTGGCCGACCCTGAAGTGGACGTCATCGTTAATTTGACGATCCCGGAAGCGCATTTCGCCATGTCGAAGCGCGCGCTTGAAGCCGGCAAGCATGTCTATTCGGAAAAGCCCTTCGTGCTCTCCATCGAGGAAGGCGAAGAGCTGCGCAAGATTGCCGACGCCAAGGGCCTGCGCGTCGGGTCCGCTCCCGATACGTTCCTTGGCGGCGCGCATCAATATGCGCGCAAGCTGATCGACGAGGGCGCCATCGGCAAGGTCATGTCCGGCACGGCGCATGTGCTGGGCGCCGGCATGGAGGCCTGGCATCCGAACCCGGACTTCTTCTTCCGTCCGGGCGGCGGGCCGATCCTCGACATGGGGCCGTATTACGTCACGAACCTCGTCAACCTCGTGGGGCCGGTCAAGCGCGTGATGGCCATGGCCAACATGGCGCGTACCGAGCGTGTGATCGGCAACGGCCCGCGCAATGGCGAGGCCGTGCCGGTTTCGACCCCGACGAATATTCATGCCATTCTCGAATTCGAGAACGGCGCGCATATCGCGCTGATGGGTAGCTGGGACGTCATTGCCAACAAGCACACGAATATGGAGCTTTATGGTGTCGACGGTGCGCTGCACGTGCCGGATCCGAACTTCTTCGGCGGTTCGGTGGAGATGGCACAGCGCGGCGGCAAGGGTTTCGAGGCCGTCGAGCTTTGGGACCATCCGCTGACGCAGGTCAAGTTCCAGACGCAGGACGGGCGTATGCTCGCCAACTATCGCGCGGCCGGCCTTTCTGACATGATGGCCGCGCATGAGGAGGGACGCGAGCATCGCTGCTCGCTGGATCGCGCGCTGCACGTCGTCGACGTGCTTCTATCGATCCTGAAGTCGGCGGAGGAGAAGCGTTCGGTCGATATCGGCACGAAATGCACCCAGCCCGCGCCCTTCAGCATGGAGGAGGCGGCAGCGCTGATGCGCTGA
- a CDS encoding L-glyceraldehyde 3-phosphate reductase gives MAWQPAENRYEKMKYNRCGKSGLKLPAISLGLWHNFGEDTPMATKRDICRTAFDLGITHFDLANNYGPPPGSAETAFGDILKTDFAGYRDEMIISSKAGYLMWPGPYGEWGSRKYVIASCDQSLKRLGLDYVDIFYSHRFDPDTPLEETCGALDHIVRSGRAQYVGISSYNSKRTREAVAILKDLGTPCLIHQPSYSMINRWIEEDGLVDTLEELGVGSIVFSPLAQGMLTSKYLNGIPDASRAAQDKSLNPDFLNEKNIENIRALNRIAEKRGQTLAQMAIAWVLRKGRITSALIGASRAAQVADCVAALDNPDFTDAELADIDTYAREADINLWAASAERKGPARKKK, from the coding sequence ATGGCCTGGCAGCCCGCCGAAAACCGCTATGAAAAGATGAAGTACAACCGCTGCGGCAAGAGCGGCCTGAAGCTTCCGGCGATCTCGCTGGGGCTCTGGCACAATTTCGGCGAGGATACGCCGATGGCCACCAAGCGGGACATCTGCCGCACGGCCTTCGATCTGGGCATCACGCATTTCGACCTCGCCAACAATTATGGTCCGCCGCCCGGCAGCGCCGAGACGGCCTTCGGCGATATCCTGAAGACGGATTTCGCCGGCTATCGCGACGAGATGATCATCTCCTCCAAGGCCGGTTATCTGATGTGGCCGGGGCCTTATGGCGAATGGGGCAGCCGCAAATATGTGATCGCCTCGTGCGACCAGTCGCTGAAGCGATTGGGTCTCGACTATGTCGATATTTTCTATTCCCACCGCTTCGACCCGGATACGCCGCTCGAAGAAACCTGCGGCGCGCTTGATCACATCGTGCGCTCCGGCAGGGCGCAGTATGTGGGCATCTCCTCCTACAATTCAAAGCGCACCCGCGAGGCGGTCGCGATCCTGAAGGATCTGGGGACGCCATGCCTCATCCATCAGCCCAGCTATTCGATGATCAATCGCTGGATCGAGGAGGATGGGCTGGTGGATACGCTGGAAGAGCTCGGCGTGGGCTCCATCGTCTTCTCGCCGCTGGCGCAGGGGATGCTGACATCGAAATATCTCAACGGCATTCCGGATGCGAGCCGCGCGGCGCAGGACAAGTCGCTGAACCCGGATTTCCTCAATGAAAAGAACATCGAGAACATCCGCGCGCTGAACCGCATTGCCGAAAAGCGCGGCCAGACGCTGGCGCAGATGGCGATTGCCTGGGTGCTGCGCAAGGGCCGGATTACTTCGGCGCTGATCGGGGCAAGCCGCGCCGCGCAGGTCGCTGATTGCGTGGCGGCACTCGACAATCCCGACTTCACCGATGCGGAACTGGCGGACATCGATACCTACGCTCGCGAAGCCGACATCAACCTCTGGGCCGCCTCTGCCGAGCGTAAAGGCCCCGCGCGCAAGAAGAAGTGA
- a CDS encoding xylan 1,4-beta-xylosidase yields the protein MIQNPILPGFNPDPSICRVGEDYYIATSTFEWFPGVQIHHSRDLVNWTLVRRPLERPSQLNMLGNPDSCGIWAPCLSYADGQFWLVYTDVKRFEGSFKDAPNYIVTSPTIKGEWSDPVYVNSSGFDPSLFHDDDGRKWFVNQQWNHRPEARHSKGHVAFDGIVLQEYDAEAGKLVGPVRNIYSGTPLGLVEGPHLFKRDGWYYLTCAEGGTGYTHAVTMARSRHIEGPYEDHPNLYVITSKDSPDAALQRAGHGQYVETPDGQFYHTHLCGRPLSPHRRCTLGRETSIQKVEWRDGWLYLAQGGQVPSVEVPSPTGATKNPEPTEIVRTFDEAKLPMEFQWLRTPYPERIFSLTERPGHLRIFGRQSIGNWFEQGLVGRRQEHHSFRAETTLDLKAETYQHVAGLTHYYGRFKFHALGLSWDEELGASLIILSCPGNYPTGKLEYPIGMGVSVPEGVLDLAMEVRDNDLQFFWRKSGEGAWQAVGPVLDASVISDEGGGLNEHGSFTGAFAAMFAFDITGHGKPADFDGFMYRVL from the coding sequence ATGATCCAGAACCCCATTCTTCCCGGCTTCAACCCGGACCCCTCGATCTGCCGCGTCGGCGAAGACTATTACATCGCTACCTCGACCTTCGAGTGGTTCCCCGGCGTGCAGATTCACCACTCGCGCGACCTCGTGAACTGGACCCTCGTACGCCGGCCGCTGGAGCGGCCGAGCCAGCTCAACATGCTCGGCAATCCCGACAGCTGCGGCATCTGGGCGCCGTGCCTGTCCTATGCCGACGGACAGTTCTGGCTGGTCTATACGGATGTGAAGCGCTTCGAAGGCTCGTTCAAGGATGCTCCGAACTATATCGTGACCTCGCCGACCATCAAGGGCGAATGGTCAGACCCGGTCTACGTGAACTCCTCGGGCTTCGACCCGTCGCTGTTCCACGACGACGACGGGCGCAAGTGGTTCGTGAACCAGCAGTGGAACCACCGGCCGGAAGCCCGCCACTCCAAGGGCCATGTCGCCTTCGACGGGATCGTGCTGCAGGAATACGATGCCGAGGCCGGCAAGCTGGTCGGGCCGGTGCGCAACATCTATTCCGGGACGCCGCTGGGTCTTGTTGAAGGTCCGCATCTCTTCAAGCGCGACGGCTGGTATTATCTCACCTGCGCGGAAGGCGGCACCGGCTACACCCATGCGGTCACCATGGCGCGCTCGCGCCATATCGAGGGACCGTATGAGGATCACCCGAACCTTTACGTGATCACCTCCAAGGACAGCCCGGATGCGGCTCTTCAGCGTGCCGGCCATGGGCAATATGTCGAGACGCCGGACGGGCAGTTCTATCACACGCATCTCTGCGGCCGGCCGCTTAGCCCCCATCGCCGCTGCACGCTGGGCCGCGAAACGTCGATCCAGAAGGTCGAGTGGCGTGATGGCTGGCTTTATCTGGCTCAGGGCGGGCAGGTGCCTTCGGTTGAGGTGCCGTCACCGACTGGTGCCACGAAGAACCCGGAGCCGACAGAGATCGTCCGCACCTTTGACGAGGCCAAGCTGCCCATGGAATTCCAGTGGCTGCGAACACCTTATCCGGAGCGCATCTTCTCGCTCACCGAAAGGCCCGGACACCTCCGAATCTTTGGACGCCAGAGCATTGGCAACTGGTTCGAGCAGGGTCTTGTCGGCCGCCGGCAGGAGCATCATTCCTTCCGCGCAGAAACCACCCTCGATTTAAAGGCCGAGACCTACCAGCATGTGGCGGGGCTGACGCATTACTACGGCCGCTTCAAGTTCCATGCGCTGGGTCTCTCCTGGGACGAGGAACTGGGCGCGTCGCTCATCATCCTGTCCTGCCCGGGAAACTATCCGACCGGCAAGCTCGAGTATCCGATCGGCATGGGCGTTTCGGTGCCCGAAGGCGTGCTCGACCTGGCGATGGAAGTCCGCGACAACGACCTGCAATTCTTCTGGCGCAAGTCGGGTGAGGGCGCTTGGCAGGCGGTCGGCCCGGTTCTGGATGCGAGCGTCATTTCGGACGAGGGCGGCGGGCTGAATGAGCACGGCTCGTTTACGGGCGCGTTTGCGGCGATGTTTGCCTTCGACATCACCGGGCATGGCAAGCCGGCGGATTTCGACGGGTTTATGTATCGGGTGTTGTGA
- a CDS encoding Glycosyl transferase family 41, translated as MTEPTLQAAMAAFEAGDLDRTFIILNSLMTAGGANDVNVLSLLARTFHKAGMLTEAAEVLERAAQRETPHASAFLLNAMQLYEETGQHEKAFLLSLQLNKVIPEHQDVVFILIKGFLERGEKELVEAHKRRLINSTNPEHLALASRLVGSGDYSEDHLTLYKKLYAIAPDQGPILFSLMELASVFHDFDTLNALETRLKGDFAAGSTSIFKGDMPRHSLLWSENEAINRLAENASDMPEKPDGLDMIRRIQVHDWSDRIKVGYVSDDFSDLSPSMNLVRGVLNAHDADKFDIYLIDATPPEKLGFNSRARYGTIIPIHDLDNTAAARAVSNAGIDILVDLKGYTGGARPGLFNQLAAPVQVSWLGFPGTLVNLDIDYIIGDPIVLPDSSRPFYTEKFCRLPESFMPNDPVRRPLPEPRARRDLALPESKFVFSAFTPPDKISPEVFALWIAIMKKVPDSVLWMAETSTLARQNLTRFALLQGVMPNRLVFAPNASYEDHLARIQAADLALDTFPYNGNLESSDLIWAAVPVVTRKGTHFASRITESLLHAIGVPEFVAADNAGYVDLAVALATDRHRLGTIREKLATNRFRAPLFDADRFCRHLEAGYVAMVERAKSGQDPDHIDVPALPMRDGSFMPATP; from the coding sequence TTGACTGAGCCCACGCTGCAGGCAGCCATGGCCGCCTTCGAGGCCGGCGACCTCGACAGGACCTTCATCATCCTGAATTCGCTGATGACCGCAGGCGGGGCAAACGACGTCAACGTCCTGTCCCTGCTGGCGCGCACCTTTCACAAGGCCGGCATGCTGACCGAAGCCGCCGAAGTGCTGGAACGTGCTGCGCAGCGCGAGACACCGCACGCCTCGGCGTTCCTTCTCAACGCCATGCAGCTTTACGAGGAAACCGGCCAGCACGAGAAGGCGTTCCTTCTGTCGTTGCAGCTCAACAAGGTCATTCCCGAGCACCAGGATGTCGTCTTCATCCTCATCAAGGGCTTTCTGGAGCGGGGCGAAAAGGAATTGGTCGAGGCCCACAAGCGCCGCCTGATCAATTCCACCAATCCCGAGCATCTCGCGCTCGCCTCTCGTCTCGTGGGCAGCGGCGACTACAGCGAAGATCACCTCACGCTCTACAAGAAGCTCTATGCGATCGCGCCCGATCAGGGGCCCATTCTCTTCTCGCTGATGGAACTTGCCTCCGTCTTCCATGATTTCGACACGCTGAACGCGCTCGAGACACGGCTCAAGGGCGATTTCGCCGCAGGCAGCACCTCCATCTTCAAGGGCGACATGCCCCGCCACAGCCTGCTGTGGAGCGAAAATGAAGCAATCAACCGCCTGGCGGAGAACGCGAGCGACATGCCGGAAAAGCCCGACGGGCTGGACATGATCCGCCGCATCCAGGTACACGACTGGTCGGACCGCATCAAGGTCGGCTACGTCTCGGACGACTTCAGCGATCTCAGCCCGTCGATGAACCTCGTTCGTGGTGTGCTGAATGCCCATGACGCGGACAAATTTGACATCTACCTCATCGACGCAACGCCGCCGGAAAAGCTCGGCTTCAACAGCCGTGCCCGCTACGGCACGATCATTCCCATTCACGACCTCGACAATACTGCCGCCGCGCGCGCCGTTTCGAATGCGGGTATCGACATCCTTGTGGACCTGAAGGGCTATACGGGCGGAGCACGCCCCGGCCTCTTCAACCAGCTGGCAGCCCCGGTTCAGGTCTCCTGGCTGGGCTTTCCCGGCACGCTCGTCAATCTGGATATCGATTATATCATCGGTGACCCGATCGTCCTTCCGGACAGCTCCAGGCCTTTCTATACGGAGAAATTCTGCCGCCTGCCGGAAAGCTTCATGCCGAACGATCCGGTGCGCCGCCCGCTGCCCGAACCGCGCGCGCGCCGCGACCTCGCTCTACCGGAAAGCAAATTCGTCTTCTCCGCCTTCACGCCACCGGACAAGATCTCGCCCGAGGTCTTTGCGCTGTGGATCGCCATCATGAAAAAGGTACCGGACAGCGTGCTCTGGATGGCAGAAACTTCGACGCTGGCACGACAGAACCTGACGCGCTTCGCGCTCCTTCAGGGCGTGATGCCGAACCGTCTCGTCTTCGCGCCGAACGCCTCGTATGAGGATCACCTCGCCCGTATCCAGGCGGCCGACCTGGCGCTCGACACCTTCCCCTATAACGGTAATCTCGAAAGCTCCGATCTGATCTGGGCAGCCGTTCCTGTCGTCACCCGCAAGGGCACCCATTTCGCCTCGCGCATCACGGAGAGCCTGCTTCACGCTATCGGCGTGCCGGAATTCGTCGCTGCCGACAATGCCGGCTACGTGGACCTCGCCGTCGCGCTCGCCACCGACCGTCACCGCCTGGGGACGATCCGCGAAAAGCTCGCAACCAACCGCTTCCGCGCCCCCCTCTTCGACGCCGACCGCTTCTGCCGTCATCTGGAGGCGGGATATGTCGCGATGGTGGAGCGTGCGAAATCCGGTCAGGACCCGGACCATATCGACGTGCCGGCGCTCCCTATGCGCGACGGAAGCTTCATGCCGGCGACACCGTAA
- a CDS encoding zinc transport system substrate-binding protein, whose protein sequence is MSVRKPLSRFAAALALGAAHLVALPAMADDLHVVASIKPIHSLVAAVMQGVGEPTLIVKGAASPHTYTMKPSDAAALSSASVVFWTGHDMEKFMEKPLAALSGKATSVALLETPGMTSLAPREGGTFEPHDHGDEGHDHAGDTQAAADHHGHDEEETDPHFWLDPENARVAVKVIAVTLSAADPAHTTAYSENAARVDADLAALEARIAEQLAPYRSRPFIVFHDAYQYFEKRFGLNATGSVTVSPEVQPGAARIAEIEKKISTLGAVCIFSEPQFEPRLMDTIAASTKTFRGELDPEGASLQEGADLYPRLLQSLADNLKDCLSKEA, encoded by the coding sequence ATGTCTGTCCGCAAGCCCCTTTCCCGTTTCGCCGCAGCACTCGCGCTCGGTGCCGCGCATCTCGTCGCCCTTCCCGCGATGGCGGACGACCTTCATGTCGTGGCGTCGATCAAGCCGATCCACTCCCTTGTCGCCGCCGTCATGCAGGGCGTGGGCGAACCGACGCTGATCGTCAAGGGCGCAGCCTCGCCGCATACCTATACGATGAAGCCCTCCGATGCGGCGGCCCTGTCCTCGGCAAGCGTGGTCTTCTGGACCGGCCATGACATGGAAAAATTCATGGAAAAGCCTCTCGCTGCGCTGTCCGGCAAGGCCACGTCGGTGGCGCTTCTCGAAACGCCGGGCATGACGTCCCTGGCTCCGCGCGAAGGCGGAACGTTCGAACCGCATGATCACGGCGACGAAGGTCATGATCACGCGGGCGACACACAGGCGGCCGCTGATCATCACGGTCACGACGAGGAAGAGACGGATCCCCATTTCTGGCTTGATCCGGAAAATGCCCGTGTGGCCGTCAAGGTGATCGCCGTCACGCTGTCGGCCGCCGATCCGGCCCACACGACGGCCTATTCGGAGAATGCAGCACGCGTGGATGCCGACCTCGCGGCCCTTGAGGCCCGGATTGCGGAGCAGCTTGCGCCCTACAGGAGCAGGCCCTTCATCGTCTTCCACGATGCCTATCAGTACTTCGAGAAACGCTTTGGCCTGAACGCCACCGGTTCGGTGACGGTGAGCCCGGAGGTGCAGCCAGGTGCTGCCCGCATCGCCGAAATCGAGAAAAAGATCAGCACGCTCGGCGCGGTCTGCATTTTCTCCGAGCCGCAATTCGAGCCCAGGTTGATGGACACCATCGCCGCCAGCACAAAAACCTTCCGTGGCGAACTCGACCCCGAGGGGGCGTCCCTGCAGGAAGGCGCCGACCTTTATCCCCGTCTGCTTCAGTCTCTTGCAGACAATCTGAAGGATTGCCTGAGCAAGGAAGCCTGA
- a CDS encoding zinc transport system ATP-binding protein — protein sequence MTDQMLQTRDGADTLVTLRGAGVSRGGRWLVRGVDFSVSPGEIVTLIGPNGSGKSTTAKMATGVLKPSEGEVVRRAGLRIGYVPQKLAIDWTMPLTVERLMTLTGALSANEIDVALSATGIAHMKKAEVNHLSGGEFQRALLARAIARKPDLLVLDEPVQGVDYAGEALLYELIGRIRREIGCGILLISHDLHIVMAEADTVICLNGHVCCRGTPKAVSESSEYRNLFGARGSAAIAFYDHHHDHEHLPDGRVRHADGSVTDHCHPDDGHHHEADGHGHPGHDHHDHDHPHHSPGSEGGHRHA from the coding sequence ATGACGGACCAGATGTTGCAGACGAGGGATGGCGCCGATACGCTCGTGACACTTCGCGGGGCGGGGGTTTCGCGCGGTGGGCGCTGGCTCGTTCGTGGCGTGGACTTTTCCGTTTCACCCGGTGAGATCGTGACTTTGATCGGGCCGAACGGCTCGGGGAAATCCACCACTGCGAAGATGGCGACCGGCGTCCTGAAGCCTTCCGAAGGCGAGGTGGTGCGCCGCGCCGGCCTCAGGATCGGCTATGTGCCGCAGAAGCTTGCCATCGACTGGACCATGCCGTTGACTGTCGAGCGACTGATGACGCTGACGGGCGCCCTGTCGGCAAATGAGATCGACGTGGCCCTTTCCGCGACCGGCATCGCGCATATGAAAAAGGCCGAGGTGAATCATCTGTCCGGCGGGGAATTCCAGCGCGCGTTGCTGGCGCGCGCGATTGCCCGCAAGCCCGACCTCCTCGTATTGGACGAGCCTGTGCAGGGCGTCGATTATGCCGGCGAGGCGCTGCTTTACGAGCTGATCGGGCGCATTCGCCGCGAGATCGGTTGCGGCATTCTTTTGATTTCGCATGATCTGCATATCGTCATGGCGGAGGCTGACACGGTCATCTGCCTCAATGGTCATGTCTGCTGCCGCGGCACCCCGAAGGCTGTGAGTGAGAGCAGCGAATATCGCAACCTCTTCGGCGCGCGCGGCTCCGCTGCCATCGCCTTTTACGATCACCATCATGACCATGAGCATCTGCCCGATGGCAGGGTGCGGCACGCGGATGGTTCCGTGACGGACCATTGCCATCCGGACGACGGTCATCATCACGAGGCGGATGGACACGGTCACCCGGGTCATGATCATCACGACCATGATCATCCGCACCACAGCCCCGGGTCAGAAGGCGGGCACCGCCATGCTTGA
- a CDS encoding zinc transport system permease protein produces the protein MLDDFFIRALLAGLGLALVAGPLGCFVIWRRMAYFGDTMAHSALLGVAISLLFKVNVTLSVFGVAAVVSLALLALQRRGALSTDALLGILSHSTLAIGLVLAAFLTWVRFDLMTYLFGDILAVGQTDIYMIWGGGILVLLALAKIWRPLIAATVNPELAEAEGMEPERTRLFFMLLLALVIAIAIKVVGILLVTAMLIIPAAAARRFSGSPEVMAVVASVLGMVAVVGGLFGSLRFDTPSGPSIVVAALVIFLASLLPLGQRKALDQPAPEQRVDKRRGGIS, from the coding sequence ATGCTTGACGACTTCTTCATACGTGCGCTTCTTGCCGGGCTCGGGCTGGCGCTGGTCGCGGGGCCGCTCGGTTGCTTCGTCATCTGGCGCCGCATGGCCTATTTCGGGGACACGATGGCGCATTCTGCGCTGCTGGGTGTGGCGATCTCCCTGCTTTTCAAGGTCAATGTGACACTCTCCGTATTTGGCGTGGCCGCCGTCGTGTCGCTGGCGCTTCTGGCGCTGCAGCGGCGCGGTGCGCTGTCGACCGATGCGCTGCTCGGCATTCTCTCCCATTCGACGCTCGCGATCGGCCTTGTGCTCGCGGCGTTTCTGACCTGGGTTCGCTTTGATCTGATGACCTATCTCTTCGGCGATATCCTGGCGGTCGGGCAGACGGATATCTATATGATCTGGGGCGGTGGCATCCTGGTGCTTCTGGCATTGGCGAAGATCTGGCGACCGCTGATTGCAGCGACCGTCAATCCGGAACTGGCTGAAGCCGAAGGTATGGAGCCGGAGCGGACGCGGCTTTTCTTCATGCTGCTGCTGGCTCTCGTGATCGCGATTGCCATCAAGGTCGTCGGGATCCTGCTGGTCACGGCGATGCTGATCATTCCGGCTGCGGCGGCCAGGCGCTTTTCCGGTTCGCCGGAGGTCATGGCCGTGGTTGCCTCGGTGCTGGGCATGGTCGCGGTCGTGGGCGGGCTGTTCGGCTCGTTGCGCTTCGACACGCCTTCGGGGCCGTCCATCGTCGTGGCGGCTCTTGTCATCTTTCTCGCCAGCCTGCTGCCGCTCGGGCAGAGGAAGGCACTCGATCAGCCGGCCCCCGAACAGCGGGTGGACAAACGGC